The stretch of DNA CCGTGGATGGCCATGGCCGCGACCGGTTCGTCCGGCTGACACCCGTCGATCTCGAGGGATCCCGCCTGGAAGCCGACGGCGACGATCCGGTCGCTGAGTTCGCATGCGAGCCGGTAGGCCATGATGGCGCCGTTGGAGTGGCCGGTCGCGTAGATGCGGCCCGTGTCCACACGATGGTCGGCGGCGATCTCGTCGATCATCATCGAGATGAAGCCGACGTCGTCGACACCGCGCCGCGTGTCGGAGGCGAGGCCGCAGCACGCTCCGCCGTTCCACACACGGCTCTCACGTCGCCGCAGGATCTGCGTGCCGTCGGGGTAGGCGACGATGAACCCCTCCGACTCCGCCAGCTCGTCGAACCCGGAGGCGTCGCGGAACTGCAGACCCCAGCCGGTGCCGCCGTGCAGGGCGATCAGCAGCGGGAGCGGCTCGTCGCCCGCTGCTGTCGGCACGTGGACGTGGTACGTCCGCAGCCGCCCGTCCGGGGCGCGCAGCGAGGCGCTCACGAGTTCGCTGCCGGCGGTCGTGGCATCGCCGCCGGGTTCCTCGGCCGCCCCGCTGGTGCCGATCGCACAGGCCGTCGCCATCAGGGCGAACACGATGGCAGTGGTGATCATCGCGATGCGCCGTGAGGTGGGCGGTGCGGGTGGTGTGGGGAAT from Acidimicrobiales bacterium encodes:
- a CDS encoding PHB depolymerase family esterase encodes the protein MERPAPTAFPTPPAPPTSRRIAMITTAIVFALMATACAIGTSGAAEEPGGDATTAGSELVSASLRAPDGRLRTYHVHVPTAAGDEPLPLLIALHGGTGWGLQFRDASGFDELAESEGFIVAYPDGTQILRRRESRVWNGGACCGLASDTRRGVDDVGFISMMIDEIAADHRVDTGRIYATGHSNGAIMAYRLACELSDRIVAVGFQAGSLEIDGCQPDEPVAAMAIHGTDDTNLPIDGGPGSGISGHDFFSPRLSIERLAEVNGCTTDDTAVDPVDADVTRRTWAGCADDLTVQFVEVAGASHAWMGRPTTVLQWLLSGRPYRDLDAAATVWDFVSQFERD